A window from Gallus gallus isolate bGalGal1 chromosome 7, bGalGal1.mat.broiler.GRCg7b, whole genome shotgun sequence encodes these proteins:
- the UPP2 gene encoding uridine phosphorylase 2 isoform X2 → MTETTRYSGAGLVHIKNPHLEAMDEDVLYHLDLGTKTHDLPAMFGDVKFVCVGGSPNRMRSFAQFMHKELGLEGDGEDLADICAGTDRYAMYRVGPVLSISHGMGIPSVSIMLHELIKLLHHAKCRDVTIIRIGTSGGLGVQAGSVVITDRAVDARFQPRFEQVVLGDVVVRGTDLDGGLVEELLACSEAIPDFPTLVGHTMCTYDFYEGQGRLDGALCSFSNEKKLQYLKRAHDAGVRNIEMESTAFAALCGPCGLRAAVVCVTLLDRLEGDQIRASHEVLQEYQQRPQRLVAAFIRRRLGLRTAAGNTRPSSD, encoded by the exons ATGACCGAAACGACGCGTTACTCGGG cgctgGGCTCGTCCACATCAAAAACCCGCACCTGGAGGCGATGGATGAGGACGTCCTGTATCATTTGGACTTGGGAACGAAGACGCACGACCTGCCGGCTATGTTTGGGGACGTAAAG TTCGTCTGCGTTGGCGGCAGCCCGAACAGGATGAGGTCATTTGCGCAGTTcatgcacaaggagctggggctggagggcGATGGGGAGGACCTGGCCGACATCTGCGCGGGGACGGACCGCTACGCCATGTACCGCGTGGGACCGGTGCTCTCCATCAGC CACGGAATGGGCATCCCTTCTGTGTCCATCATGCTTCACGAGCTGATCAAACTGCTGCACCACGCCAAATGCCGAGACGTCACCATTATACGCATTGGTACTTCTGGAGGCTTAG GGGTGCAGGCCGGCTCCGTGGTGATCACAGACAGGGCGGTGGACGCCCGCTTCCAGCCACGGTTCGAGCAGGTGGTGCTGGGCGATGTGGTGGTGCGGGGCACCGACCTGGACGGGGGCCttgtggaggagctgctggcttgCAGTGAGGCCATTCCTGACTTCCCCACTCTCGTCGGGCACACCATGTGCACCTACGACTTCTATGAAG GTCAAGGGAGGTTAGATGGAGCTCTGTGCTCTTTCTCCAATGAAAAGAAGTTGCAGTACTTAAAGCGAGCTCATGATGCCGGCGTGAGAAATATTGAAATGGAGTCAACGGCGTTCGCTGCGCTGTGCGGGCCGTGCGGGCTGCGAG ctgctgtggtCTGCGTAACGCTCCTGGACCGCCTGGAGGGGGACCAGATCCGGGCGTCCCACGAGGTGCTGCAGGAATACCAGCAGCGGCCGCAGCGCCTGGTGGCGGCCTTCATCCGGAGACGCCTGGGGCTGCgcactgctgcagggaacaCACGGCCTTCCAGCGACTGA
- the UPP2 gene encoding uridine phosphorylase 2 isoform X3, with protein sequence MGIPSVSIMLHELIKLLHHAKCRDVTIIRIGTSGGLGVQAGSVVITDRAVDARFQPRFEQVVLGDVVVRGTDLDGGLVEELLACSEAIPDFPTLVGHTMCTYDFYEGQGRLDGALCSFSNEKKLQYLKRAHDAGVRNIEMESTAFAALCGPCGLRAAVVCVTLLDRLEGDQIRASHEVLQEYQQRPQRLVAAFIRRRLGLRTAAGNTRPSSD encoded by the exons ATGGGCATCCCTTCTGTGTCCATCATGCTTCACGAGCTGATCAAACTGCTGCACCACGCCAAATGCCGAGACGTCACCATTATACGCATTGGTACTTCTGGAGGCTTAG GGGTGCAGGCCGGCTCCGTGGTGATCACAGACAGGGCGGTGGACGCCCGCTTCCAGCCACGGTTCGAGCAGGTGGTGCTGGGCGATGTGGTGGTGCGGGGCACCGACCTGGACGGGGGCCttgtggaggagctgctggcttgCAGTGAGGCCATTCCTGACTTCCCCACTCTCGTCGGGCACACCATGTGCACCTACGACTTCTATGAAG GTCAAGGGAGGTTAGATGGAGCTCTGTGCTCTTTCTCCAATGAAAAGAAGTTGCAGTACTTAAAGCGAGCTCATGATGCCGGCGTGAGAAATATTGAAATGGAGTCAACGGCGTTCGCTGCGCTGTGCGGGCCGTGCGGGCTGCGAG ctgctgtggtCTGCGTAACGCTCCTGGACCGCCTGGAGGGGGACCAGATCCGGGCGTCCCACGAGGTGCTGCAGGAATACCAGCAGCGGCCGCAGCGCCTGGTGGCGGCCTTCATCCGGAGACGCCTGGGGCTGCgcactgctgcagggaacaCACGGCCTTCCAGCGACTGA
- the UPP2 gene encoding uridine phosphorylase 2 isoform X1 encodes MPSTNRCGQRSRAAESRPHPPPSPIPASRQPRTCQAASELGAYKWEDAGKAPAVPRIAAVSLEMSAGLVHIKNPHLEAMDEDVLYHLDLGTKTHDLPAMFGDVKFVCVGGSPNRMRSFAQFMHKELGLEGDGEDLADICAGTDRYAMYRVGPVLSISHGMGIPSVSIMLHELIKLLHHAKCRDVTIIRIGTSGGLGVQAGSVVITDRAVDARFQPRFEQVVLGDVVVRGTDLDGGLVEELLACSEAIPDFPTLVGHTMCTYDFYEGQGRLDGALCSFSNEKKLQYLKRAHDAGVRNIEMESTAFAALCGPCGLRAAVVCVTLLDRLEGDQIRASHEVLQEYQQRPQRLVAAFIRRRLGLRTAAGNTRPSSD; translated from the exons ATGCCTTCCACAAATCGGTGCGGCCAAAGGAGCCGGGCGGCCGAGAGCCGTCCTCATCCACCCCCCTCACCCATTCCAGCCTCAAGGCAACCCAGGACTTGTCAAGCAGCATCAGAGCTCGGAGCATACAAGTGGGAGGACGCGGGTAAAGCACCCGCTGTACCGCGGATCGCTGCGGTTTCTTTGGAGATGAG cgctgGGCTCGTCCACATCAAAAACCCGCACCTGGAGGCGATGGATGAGGACGTCCTGTATCATTTGGACTTGGGAACGAAGACGCACGACCTGCCGGCTATGTTTGGGGACGTAAAG TTCGTCTGCGTTGGCGGCAGCCCGAACAGGATGAGGTCATTTGCGCAGTTcatgcacaaggagctggggctggagggcGATGGGGAGGACCTGGCCGACATCTGCGCGGGGACGGACCGCTACGCCATGTACCGCGTGGGACCGGTGCTCTCCATCAGC CACGGAATGGGCATCCCTTCTGTGTCCATCATGCTTCACGAGCTGATCAAACTGCTGCACCACGCCAAATGCCGAGACGTCACCATTATACGCATTGGTACTTCTGGAGGCTTAG GGGTGCAGGCCGGCTCCGTGGTGATCACAGACAGGGCGGTGGACGCCCGCTTCCAGCCACGGTTCGAGCAGGTGGTGCTGGGCGATGTGGTGGTGCGGGGCACCGACCTGGACGGGGGCCttgtggaggagctgctggcttgCAGTGAGGCCATTCCTGACTTCCCCACTCTCGTCGGGCACACCATGTGCACCTACGACTTCTATGAAG GTCAAGGGAGGTTAGATGGAGCTCTGTGCTCTTTCTCCAATGAAAAGAAGTTGCAGTACTTAAAGCGAGCTCATGATGCCGGCGTGAGAAATATTGAAATGGAGTCAACGGCGTTCGCTGCGCTGTGCGGGCCGTGCGGGCTGCGAG ctgctgtggtCTGCGTAACGCTCCTGGACCGCCTGGAGGGGGACCAGATCCGGGCGTCCCACGAGGTGCTGCAGGAATACCAGCAGCGGCCGCAGCGCCTGGTGGCGGCCTTCATCCGGAGACGCCTGGGGCTGCgcactgctgcagggaacaCACGGCCTTCCAGCGACTGA